Part of the Companilactobacillus zhachilii genome is shown below.
GACGACCTTTCATCATTATTGGATTATCACAATACAGTGATGATTTTCATGGGTGCCGGGGATGTTCAAAAGTATGAAACTGCTTATGAACAATTGTTAAGCACTTTGAATCCTAATCAACAATAAAAATAAAGCTAAGCAATCTGATTTTTGGATTGCTTAGCTTTTTTATATGCCGCCTCCAGGAGCAATGAAATTAGGTACGCTATGGGGACCGGTTGGAGCCAAGGTCTCCAACCTCGATTTTGAACTTCGCAAAGTGCGCGAATTTCAAAACTCGTCCCGTGGTGTAATGGCTAAAGCCATAACGCCACCTTCACAGCGACCTAATTTCATTGCTCCTGGAGGCTAGTTTATTTGTTGTTTTTTTACAATATTGAGATTGATTTGTATGCTGTTTACTATCTTGATACTTCGGAAAACTAGAGTGTCATAACTTAAAGTCTATTTTGAAACTTTTAACATTTGGTTACTTAATCATTAATACTTTTGAAAATTTAATTCACAGTAATCTAAATTTATTGTTGATGTGGTTTTATCACAAAAGTTTCAAAAAGACTGATGCGATGATAACTGATGCCACTGATACGGTTGCAAATCCTCCGACGAGCATTTTAGGTAAGATGGATTCGGTTAGATAGGCTTTTTCGTCGTCGCTTTGAGCAACACTTTGGCAAATTTCGGTTGTTAGGATGAAATCGGCAGGAAATCCAAAGAGGGCTGTTAATGAACAGGCAAAGGCCATTTCACGGCTCATACCAAATGGCTTTGCTAATAGGAATGAGGCTACAAACATACCGAGGATTCCTAGTAAAATTAAAACGATAATTTGAATAATAATATGTCCGATAATAGCAGGTGTGGTCAAGCTTAGTTGGGCAAAGATGTATGACAATAGTCCATACATTAGCCAGTTGAAGACTTTAGCTTTATCAAGGGCATTTGTTTCAATGAAACCGAGTTGATGGGCGATTACACCCAGGATTAGACAGATGACGTTGGCGTTGATTTCTCCGTGAACGAGGCTGGCTAACCAGTTTCCTAGTAAAGCAATCAAGGCAACACGAGTAATGATAAAGACGGGTGTTTGAAATTGGTCAGGCAATTTAAAAGCTGGTTTATTAACTGTTTCAGAAAGATTATGTTTTTTAATAATTTGGGCGACTTCAGAAGTGGGGTCGTCTTTTTCATTGTGATATTTAGTTGAAAGTCGATGTCCTTCTTTACGCAAAAGGAGGGCCGTTAATGGATAACCAATCATTGAATGCATGATAAACATTGAAACTGGGAGAGCTACTAGGGTTGTGATGCCGGCAGCTTTCAATCCGTTAGTCATCAATAATGCAGCAACGATACCACCAGTTAATGGTGGAACTGCAGCAACAACTGTTTTCCAGTTAAAGAATAATGATCCAATGGTTAAAGTGAAAATTAATGTACCAGTAACGCCTAGAAGCGCGATACAAACAGCTTTCCACTGGTTAGCCAATTCCTTTAGATCCATTAAGCTTCCCATCTGTACCAATAACATCGACATCGCAACCCCGACGAATTGGGGTGTATAAGAAGCTTGTGTAACGATATTTTTTGGTAGAATAGTCCAAAATCCGATGGCGAAGAGGACCGCGGTGATGAAAATTGAAGGTACGAATGCTTTGGTAGCGGCAGAGGCCCACTCACCGATCAATATGAAAATCATGACAGTTGTGAACGATAGTAGATAAGTCATATTTTTGACCTCCTGAAATTTATTGGCAAAAATTATTAGTTACAGCGCAAATTTTGCGAGCATTTAATAAATATGGCAATAAATAAAGCATTTATTAGACAAAAAGTATAATTATATCAAAAATAATTTGTACATTTTGACTTTAAAACTATTTCAATTTAAGCTAAATTTAAATTTTATTTAGGAGGACTTTATCGTGGAAACTCTTTACAAGAATTTTAATTTATTTGATGGCAAAACAGCTCAAATTCAAAAAGATGCTTGGTTTATCGTTGATGATAAGTCTGGAGAAATTATTAAGTTAGGCTTTAAAGATGCACCTGATGCTGAACACATCGTTGATTTGCAACAAAAGTATGTCATGCCTGGATTGATCAATTCGCATGTTCACTTAATGATGAATGCAATTACTAATAAGTTGAATTATTTGTCAGAGGCTGAAGTTACTTTTACAGCGTTAAATAATTTAAAAGAGGCACTTCAAGCTGGTGTTACTTATGTGAGAGATTGCGGTTGTGCCTTCGATGTGGATATTAAATTGCGTCGCTTACAAGAAGAAGGTCAATTGGGTGGAACCGAAATAGTGCCATCTGGACGTCCAATGTCAATCACAGGTGGACATGCTGACTTTACTGAAGGACTTGATGGCGAAACAACTTGGGGCAATATTGTCGATTCCCCTGATGAAATGCGTCATGCTGTTCGTCGTGAGTTTAAACTGGGTGCTAAAAATATCAAAATCATGGTTACCGGTGGTGTCATGTCGGCGACTGATAAGATTGATGATGTAGAACTTTCAATGCCTGAATTGGAAACTGTTGTTGAAGAAGCTCACAACAAACATATGACAGTTGCCGCCCATGCTGAAGGTGCCAAAGGTATTCATGAAGCAATTGTTGCTGGAGTAGACTCAATTGAACACGGTTGCTTAATTACAGATGATGACATTGAGTTAATTAAGCAAAAAGGCATTTATTTAACACCGACAGTTATCGCAACATACTCTATTCCAGCCTATGGTGAAGGCAAATTGCCAGATTATATGATTGAAAAAGCCAAAGGTTTCAAGGAACAATTCTATGCACGTATGAAAGTAGCCATTCCTGCAGGAGTTAAATTATCTTTTGGTACTGATGCTGGGACTCCATTCAATCGTTTCGGCGATATTCCAAAAGAGCTAGAACTGCTGACTGATGTTGGAGCAACCAATGAAGAAGCCTTACTATCAGCAACAAAAAATAGTTCCCACTTGTTAGGAATTGATGACAAATATGGTTCACTAGAAACCGGAAAAATCGCCGATTTCTTAGTGCTTGATGATGATCCCATTGCTGATATTAAGGCTGTTCAACAAGCTGATAAAGCTGTTTATAAAAAAGGCGTTAAGGTATTTTAATTAGTAAGATTTGTCGAAGACTTAATTAAAATTTTAGGAGATACAGATGAATAAGACATTTACCAACCTCAATTTATTTAATGGAATTGACGAAACAATTGTTAGAAATAGTTATTTTACCGTCAATGAAAGTGGTCGTATTACTGAAATTGGGGTAGGTATTCCCAATGATGACAGTCAGAAAATAGATTTGAAGGGAAAATACGTGATGCCAGGGATGATAAATGCCCATACTCATATCATGATGGATCCCTTTCTCAATAAATTTAATTATGCATCTGAAACTGAAGTGACTTTCGAGGCGTTGAATAATTTGCAAAAACTTTTGCTGTCAGGAGTTACTTATGTGAGAGACTGTGGTTGTGCCTTTGATGTTGATATTAAATTACGTAAGTTACAAGAAGATGGGCAACTCAAAGGAACTGAAATTTTACCATCTGGTCGTCCGATGACAATGACAGGTGGCCACGCAGATTTTGTTGAAGGACTTGATGGGGAAACGACTTGGGGTCATATTACGGATTCTAACGATGCTATGCGTCATGCCGTTCGTCAGAATTTCAAACGTGGTGCTAACAATATTAAAGTCATGGTCACAGGTGGAGTAATGTCACCAACTGACCAAGTTGACGATGTTGAATTAACAGAAGAAGAAATTCGTATAGCGGTTGAAGAAGCTCACAGTAAGCACATGACAGTGGCAGCACACGCCCAAGGTAATCGTGGAATTCAGTTTGCACTCAATGCTGGTGTTGATTCAATTGAGCATGGAATTTATCTTGATAAAAAACAAGCTGAATTTATGAAAGATAATGATATCTGCTTAGTACCGACCTTGAGTGCCTGTGTTAATATTGAAAAATTTGCAAAAGGTAAAGTTCCAAATTATATGTACTTGAAAAATCAAGCTGTTAAGGCCGATTTATTCAGAAATGCAACAATGGCTACACAAAAAGGTGTCAAAATTATTGTTGGGACCGATGCTGGAACACCCTTTAATAGTTTTGACACGGGCACGGCAGATGAAGTTGTATTACTTACTGAATTAGGATTAACACCTTATCAAGCTCTATTAGGAACAAACATTTATGCGGCTGAATTATTAAAGATTGATGACCAATATGGCAGTATTGATGTTGATAAATTTGCTGATTTTTTGGTATTGGACGAAAATCCATTAGATGACATTACTGCAATTAGACAAGCTAATAAACTAGTTTATAAAAAAGGTGAGTTAGTTAATAAAAAAGTAAATGTTGGGCTGAATGAAGTAGCTGATTTGTTATAAAAGTTAGATTCTTTTCTAGCATAAATTTTTTTAAAATAGTAAAGTATAGGGTAAGAGCTAGGCTATGACAGAGCAGATTGTCATGGCCTTTTTGTATGAAAAGAGGTCATTGGTTTGGATAATTCCGTATCAACTCGGGTTAAATTGTCAATTTTGGCAGTGGGATTGTTATCATTTACAGGTATTTTAATTGAAACATCAATGAATGTGACATTTCCAACATTGGTTAAAATGCTTAACGTCAGTCTGGGTACAGTTCAGTGGCTGACAACGGGATATTTATTGTTAACAACAATTGTTATGAGTACAACGGCTTATCTTTTGAAAAAATTTAATCCGCTAAAGTTATTTATTTTCGCAACCGCTTGTTGTTTTATCGGTTCGCTGGTTTGTTTAATGGCACCTGATTTTCCAGTTTTGCTAGGTGGGAGATTATTACAGGCAGTCTCTACAGGACTTTCAACACCATTGATGTTCAATTTGATTTTTGAGGAAATACCTACTTCTAAGTTAGGGCTATATACTGGTTTAGCTGGGATTGTAATTTCATTAGCTCCTGCCTTAGGGCCTACCTATGGTGGTGTCGTTAATGGCTTGTGGTCGTGGCGTGAAATATTTGTAGGTGTTTTGCCATTAATTATTTTATTGTTTATTATTGGGATTTTTACTATTCGTGGTCAAGCTCGAGGTACAAAGGGGATTTCCTTTGATTATTTGAGTGTGGCAGGATTAGCCATAATTTTCTCAACAATTTTATTTACTTTTGATCAAGCAGGTCGCTATGGCTGGGATTCTAAGAAATTTTTACTTTGGGTATTAGGTTCGTTAGTGATTTTTATAATATTTACTTGGTACAATCGTCAAAGTAGTCGTCAATTGATAGATTTTTCAATATTAAGAGTTCCAGTTTTGAGGTTACGTTTATTTGGATACTTTAGTTTGCAATTTATAAATATCGGTTTGTCATTTGTTTTGCCGATATTTGCTCAAACAGTTTTAAAACTAGATTCAGCACAGGCTGGATTAATGCTACTACCGGGTTCGTTGCTAGGTGCAGCAGTCGGCCCTATTGCCGGTTATATGTACGATAGACGAGGAGCTTGGATTCCACTATTGATCAGCGGTTTATTAATAACTGTTGGTTCAGGTCTATTTTGGATTAAGAGTGAAAGCTTGACGATGGTGGGGATTATTTGGATTTATATTTTAGTAAGGATTGGTTTCAGTATGGGATTTGGAGTCTCATTATCCGACGGAAGCGTTCAAGTAAAGGGGGCGAAGAAGTCGGACCAAAATTCGCTTTATAGTATGATGCAACAATATGCGGGTTCACTAGGAACAAATGTCTTGTCGGTTGTTATTTCAGCAGTGGCTATAACAAGTGGCACCAATAATGAAGTTTTGAACACAATAGCGGGTGCAAAAATTGACTTTGCTATTTTAACTGTTCTATCGTTACTAGTATTGTTATCAATTATTTATGTTTATTTCAGATATGAAAGACAAAAAGATTAATTGAAAATCTTGGGAAGTTTGGTTAGTTGCCGTCTCTGGGTGTAAAAAATGTTGGCGCTGTGGGGACCGGTTCGAGCCGAAAAGCGGTCTCGAACCACGATTTTGAACTTCGCAAAGTACGCGAATTTCAAAACTCGTCCGGTGGTGTAATGACTAAAGCCATTACACCACCGTCACTGCAGCCAATATTTTTTGCACCCAGAAACTAATATATTTGTTATTTTTAAAACAGTGCTGTATTATTTGAAGTTTAATATAATCAAAAGGGCTAGATATTTTTTGTATACCAAGAAAAATATCTAACCTTTTTTTACATTGGATTCTATAACCAAAGTTGAGAAAAAACTGATGCGGTAAGAGTTGTTTTTTATCTTTCACAGTCAAGTGATTATAGGTTAACCCCATAGCTACCAAAATCTCTTGCTCTTGGAGGCGGAATATTTAACATGCATATTGACTGGAGGTTGCGTAGTGATGGGTAACTTTAATTTCACTAATCTGTTACAACGCAGTCTGATTTGTTAAAATAGAATTAGTTAATTCAGTTTTATTGGAGAATATATGTCAAAAAATAAAAAATTACTTTTAATAGATGGAAATAGTGTGTCATTTCGAGCTTTCTTTGCTATGCACAACGTTTTAGATAAGTTTGTTACTGGCGAAGGAATCCACACAAATGCACTATACGCATTCAACAACATGTTGGAATTGATTTTAAAAGATGAACAACCAACACACGCTTTAGTTGCTTTTGATGCTGGTAAGACAACTTTTAGAACCAAGATGTTTGATGAGTACAAGGGTACACGTGCTAAGACACCCCAAGAATTGATGGAACAATTGCCATTGATTCAAGAGATGTTAAATTACCGTGGGATAAAAACGTATGAGTTACCAGACTATGAAGCTGACGATATCATCGGTACAATGTCACGTAAAGCTGAACTGGATGGCATGGACGTGACGATTATCACCGGTGATCGTGATTTGACTCAGTTAGCAACTGATAAAGTTACGGTTAAAGTTAACGTTAAAGGTGTTACGGAAACCGAAGCATATACCCCAGAGCACGTTCAAGAAAAATTAGGCATTACACCTAAACAAATCATTGATATGAAGGGCTTAATGGGTGATACATCTGACCATTATCCTGGTGTTGAAAAAGTCGGTGAAAAAACCGCTATCAAATTGATTAATGAATACGGTAGCGTTGAAGGTATTTATGATCATGTCGATGAGATGAAGAAGAGTAAATTAAAAGAACACTTAATTAATGACAAAGACAAAGCATTTTTGAGTAAAAAGTTGGCTACGATTAATTTGGAAGCCCCAGTCGAATTGTCATTGGGTGATTTAGAGTATCGTGGTGATAACCAAGAACAATTAGTTCAGTTTTATCAAAAAATGAACTTCAAAACTTTCTTAAGTCGAATGGATATTCCACAAGAAAATACTTCTGAAGCTTTAGCAGATATTAAAGTGCAACCATTAGATGCTACTGCTATTAAAGCAATTGCTGGTAACACTAAGCCACAAACATTAATCGTTGAAGGTTTTGGTGAAAATTATCATTTGGCTCCAATTGTTGGTTTAGCAATATCGGATGGTAAAAACTATTACGGAACGACTGATGTTTCGGTATTAGAAAATGCTGATTTGAAAGCTTGGCTAGCTGATGAGACAAAGGAAAAGTATCTCTTTGATAACAAGCGAACGATTGCGTTATTGCATCGTTATGGTTGTGATATAGCTGGTATTAGTTTTGACATGTTATTAGTGGCCTATTTATTGGATACTAATGATAACAAGCAAGATATCGGTTTAGTTGCCAAAAACTATAATGTCAATTTGCCATCAGAAGAAGAATTTTATGGTAAAGGTGTTAAGAAGGCTGTTCCTGAAGACACTGATATTTTATTGAACTTCTTAGCTCAAAAGGCACAAGTAATTGCAACTTTAAAAGATAAGATGATGTCTGAATTGAAAGATAATGATCAGGACAGTCTTTATGATGAGATTGAACTTCCATTATCAAATGTCTTGGCCAGTATGGAAATTAAAGGTATTACAGTTGAAGTTTCCAAGTTAAAAGAAATGGAAAATACTTTTGCCACTCGTTTAGCCGAAATTGAAAAGAAAATTTATCAAGAAGCAGGCAAAGAATTTAATATTAATTCGCCTAAACAATTGGGAGTAGTCTTGTTCGAAGATTTGAAATTACCTGTTGTTAAGAAAACTAAGACTGGCTATTCTACATCAGTTGATGTTTTGGAGAAATTAAAAGATAAGTCACCAGTAGTTCAGATGGTTTTAGATTATCGTCAAATTTCTAAAATTCAATCAACTTATGTAGTCGGATTACAAAAGTTTGTTCAACCAGATAACAAGATTCATACGATTTATTTACAAACTTTGACCCAAACAGGTCGTTTGTCATCAATTGAACCAAACTTGCAAAATATTCCAATTCGAATCGACGAAGGTAAGCAGATTAGAAAGGCATTCGTGCCACAGCATGAAGATTGGGAAATCTTTTCAGCCGATTATTCACAAGTTGAATTACGTGTTTTAGCTCACATTTCGGGTGATGAACATATGCAAGAGGCGTTTAAGGAAGATTACGATATTCATGCTCATACGGCCATGCGTATTTTTGGCTTGAATAGTACTGATGAGGTAACACCAAATATGCGTCGTCAAGCTAAAGCTACTAACTTCGGAATTGTATACGGAATTAGTGATTATGGTTTGTCACAAAATATTGGTATCAGTCGAAAACAAGCTGCGGCCTTTATCGAATCTTACTTTGAACAATATCCTGGTGTTAAGAAATACATGGATGATATTGTTAAATATGCACGCGAGAACGGTTATGTTGAAACAATTATGCACCGTCGTCGTTATTTACCAGATATTCACTCAAGTAACTTTAATATTAGAAATTTTGCCAAACGGACGGCAATGAATACGCCTATTCAAGGTAGTGCGGCTGATATTATTAAAGTTGCCATGATCAATATGCAGAAGATGTTGAAAAAAGAAAACTTGCAAGCTAATTTATTGCTACAAGTACATGATGAAATGATTTTTGAAGCTCCAAAATCAGAAATTGAGACTTTAGAAAAATTAGTGCCAAGCGTGATGGATTCAGCTGTCAAACTTGATGTTCCTTTGAAGGTCGAAACAGCTCATGGTCAAACTTGGTATGAAGCAAAGTAGGTTGATAATATGCCAGAGATGCCAGAAGTAGAAACAGTTAGACGTGGTTTGAATGCTCAAGTCAAAGGACGTAAAATCACTGATGTTGAAATACGCTATCAAAATTTAATTACTGGGGATGTTGACCAGTTTAAAGAATTTGTTACCGGGGCAACTATTACTGATGTAGGTCGTCGGGCAAAGTTTTTGTTGATTCATTTGGATAATGGCTATACAATTATTAGTCATCTAAGAATGGAAGGCCGCTATCGAATTTCGGCAGATCCAAGTGCCATTGATAAACATTCCCACGCCATTTTTACATTAGATAATGGTCAAAAAATGATTTATAATGATGTTCGAAAATTTGGTCGTATGCAGTTGTGGAATACCGACGATTTAGCTAACAATAAATCAATTCACAAACTTGGTCCTGAGCCACTTTCGGTAGAATTTACTTTTGAGGACCTGAAACCAAGAATAATGCGTCATCGTAAAGACATTAAGACTGTTTTGTTGGATCAGTCAGTAATGAGCGGTCTAGGAAATATTTATGTTGATGAAGTTTTGTGGAAGGTTAAATTACATCCGGAAACACCGGCCAACCATTTAACTGATACAGATATCCAAAACATTATTGAAGCTTCTAATCAAGAGATGAAAAATGCGATTGCTTCAGGCGGTTCAACAATTAGATCCTATGTTGATGCAACAGGCCACACAGGAAATATGCAAAATAGTCTCCAAGTTTATGGTAAGGAGGGGACACCTTGTCCACGTTGTGGAACTGACATTGTTAAAATCAAAGTCGGTGGAAGAGGAACGCATTTTTGTCCTAAGTGTCAAGTTGTCAAATGAGTAAAATTTACGGATTAACTGGTGGAATTGCTGCTGGAAAGTCGACGGTATTAGCAATGTTTAGGGATCACGGATTCATAATATTTGATGCCGATTCATTTGCCCGGGAAGTAGTCGTTCCTAATTCGATAGGGTTAAAACAAATCGTTGCGCAATTTGGAGAGCAAATTTTGAATGAAGATGGAACCTTGAACCGAGCTGAGCTAGGCTCAATTGTTTTCAGTGATCGTAATGAATTAGAAAAATTGAACCGAATTACGCGACCATTAATTAAAGAGAAAATTTTAGAGACTATTACATTGATCAAAAGGTCTACTAGTAAAACAATTGCCATTTTTGAGATTCAACTGTTATTTGAAGGCGGTTATGAGGATTACTTTGACGGTGTTATTAGTATTTATGAACGTCCGGAGATTCAATTAGCTCGACTTATGAAACGTAATAATCTGTCTGAAAAAGTTGCTTTGGACCGAATCAACTCCCAGATGTCGATGGATGAGAAGAAACGTCGAGCCGATTTTGTAATTGATAATTCAGGAGATTTAACACAGCTTCAACAGGAATTTAAAAAACTAATATCACAACTTTGATTTGGAAAAGAGGTTGGAATTTTGATTTGTCCACATTGTCATCATGATTCATCAAAAGTAATTGACAGTCGTCCCAGCGATGAAGGACGCGCCATTAGAAGACGTCGTGAATGTGAGTACTGTGGTACTCGCTTTACAACGTTTGAAAGATTAGAAAAGTCGCCGCTCTTGGTTATCAAGAAAAATGGTAATCGTGAGGAATTCAGTCGTGAGAAATTACTTCGGGGAATTGTTCGTGCAGCCGAGAAACGTCCAGTTACCATGGATCAGATGAACGATATCGTCGATAAGGTTGAAAATGAAATCAGAGCTAACGGTGAAAGTGAAGTTGGCTCACAAATTATTGGTGAACATGTCATGAAAATTTTAGCCAAGGTTGATGATGTTACTTATATCCGCTTTGCTAGCGTTTATCGTGAATTTAAAGACATGAATAGTTTCATGCGTGAAGTTCAAGAGATGATGGCAAACGGTAATAAAATTGATAAGAAGTAAGAGGGATGCCAGTGTCTACAAGTAATTTTGGATCAGAAAAGTTTACACCACTAGTAGGCTATTGGTGTTTGCCAAATGGTCATTTGAATGATGATGATCGTCACGTTTTAACCGATTTATATTTGCCCATTTTGGGAACAGAGGCTTTTAGCCTCTATTTGTTGTTGTGGGAAAAATTACCTAATAAGGAACTAGTCACGCAACGTAAAAGTCACGCTGAATTGCTGAGTTTATTAGGAATTGATTTGAAACGGTTTTATGAAGCACGCATTAAAGCTGAAGCATTAGGGTTGATCCGTACCTTTGAAAAAAAAGATGATCTTGGTCCATATTATGTTTATCAACTGTTTGAACCTTTATCACCGGATGACTTTTTTAAGGATGACTTGCTAAGTATCTTCTTATACGAGCAAGTTAGTGATAGTAAATATCGTTTATTGGTTGATAAATATGCTCATTCAGACTTGATTTTGCAAGATTCTCAAGAAATTACGAAGGATTTCTTGGAAGTCTTCCAATTGAGTAATAATGATTTGATCAATACACCAACTGAAGTTAAAAACGCGAAAAATAACTTTGCCACAACGGCTGATGTTAAGAAACCTACGTTAAATGCTAAGAAGGTTAAACCATTAGACTGGGAATTGATTTCTGATCGAATTCAACAGTTGTATCGAATTAATCCAGATAATTTATTAGAGAATCAAGAGTTGATCCTTAATCTGCACGCTTTTTATGGATTAGATGAGATGGTTTTGATTGATTTAATTGGTAAAACTTGTGATATTGTCAACAATAAAATTGATCCTAAACGTTTGAAAAAGTCAGTGCAGGACCGTTTTGAAAAGAATGCTAATATCTCCGTTAAAAACCAAGCTCCAACAGTGGAGACAACTCCAGATACTTCTGCAACAAGCCTAAACCGCTCTGACCAATTGATTTTGCAACAAGCGAAGTCAATGACACCTGCAGATTTTTTGGCGGCTCAAAAACAAAAAAGTGGCGGTTTTGTGGGTACAGTAGAATCGCGTGCTTTACGTGATATGGCTATGAAGACTTATTTGTCAGCTGGAGTTTTGAATATTATGGTTTACTATATCTTGCAAAATTCGCCGACCTTAACTTCGCCATTAATGGAAACGATGGCCAATGATTGGCAGCAAAATAATGTTCAAACACCTGAACAAGCTCTCAAACGCATCAATGAATTTCAAAACAAGCCGCGCAATCCTAAGCGCCGCTATAACAACAATCGGAATCGTAAAGTGGAACAAGCTACTGACTGGAGTAAAGTTAAAGCCAAAGTTCCAAAGCAACAAAACCAACAAACTAGTCACAGTGAAATGCAAGATCGCTTGAAACGACTAAGAAATAAGGATAATTAAGCATGGAAAATTTAGGAAATAGACTGGCAGAATATTTAAATTCAAAGAATTTGACGGAGGATTATCGCCGTCTTCTTAATGGTGCTTTGAAAGACCCAGATGTTCAAAGCTTCTTGAAAGAAAATAGCGATTCAATCAATCCTAATGCGATTTCAACGAGTGCCGCCAGTATTTATGAGTTTTACAATAACAAAAATCATGCTAGTGAATTGTCCCGTGGTTATTATCCTAAGTTAATCGTAAATAATCACAATATCGAAGTAGCTTACTATCCTAATGAAAGAACCCAGAATCGGGAAAAACGTGATCAGTATGAATCTGGTTTCGTTTTGATGGATATGCCTTCTGACATTAGAAGTGCTAAGTTGGATGATTACAATGGTGATGGTCGACAAGACGCCTTGGGCAAATCGCTTGATTTTATCGATAACTATTTGAACCAAAAAGGCTTTGTACCGGGACTATATTTAGCCGGTGATTTTGGTGTTGGAAAAACTTATTTGCTGGGTGCAATTGCCAACGAACTATTCAAACATGACGTTCATACGACAATGATGCATTTTCCTACTTTTGCGGTAGAAATGAAAAACTCGATCGGTTCTAACAGTGTTTTGGCAAAAGTTAATAAAGTTAAAGGTGCAGAAATCTTAATGCTTGATGATATTGGGGCGGATTCGATGTCTAGTTGGATTCGTGATGAAGTTTTAGGAGTCATTTTGCAATATCGGATGCAAGAAAATTTGCCAACTTTCTTTTCATCTAATTTTTCAATGCAAGAATTGGAAAAACACCTGGCTATCAACCAGCGTGGTGAGGAAGAACCAGTTAAGGCAAAGCGAATTATGGAGCGTGTTAAGTACTTATCACGTGAGGTTATTGTTACCGGTCAAAACAGAAGATTTGAAAAATAACTTGCAATCAATGAAAATAAATGTTTCAATAAAGCCATGAAAGATAACACTTTGGTTCTATTCAGGGAGGGTACGATTACTGAAAGCTTACCCATTACTGGAGTTACCACTTTCACATAAAACTGTATAATGGTCGGTTACTTTATAACCAAATGAGAGAAAACTGTTATTTGTTGTACAGTTTTAAAGTGGGTGGAACCGCGTAGAAATACGTCCCTGAAGTATGCACATATTTAAATATATGTATATACTTCAGGGACGTATTTTTTTTGTTATCAAATTTTAGGAGGAAAATAGTCAATGTCAAAAATCAAGTTAACATTCCCAGATGATTCAGTTAAGGAGTTTGACGAAGGCACTACAACCTTAGACGTTGCTAAGTCAATTAGCACATCTCTAGGTAAAAAAGCTGTTGCTGGTAAATTAAACGACA
Proteins encoded:
- the mutM gene encoding DNA-formamidopyrimidine glycosylase is translated as MPEMPEVETVRRGLNAQVKGRKITDVEIRYQNLITGDVDQFKEFVTGATITDVGRRAKFLLIHLDNGYTIISHLRMEGRYRISADPSAIDKHSHAIFTLDNGQKMIYNDVRKFGRMQLWNTDDLANNKSIHKLGPEPLSVEFTFEDLKPRIMRHRKDIKTVLLDQSVMSGLGNIYVDEVLWKVKLHPETPANHLTDTDIQNIIEASNQEMKNAIASGGSTIRSYVDATGHTGNMQNSLQVYGKEGTPCPRCGTDIVKIKVGGRGTHFCPKCQVVK
- the coaE gene encoding dephospho-CoA kinase (Dephospho-CoA kinase (CoaE) performs the final step in coenzyme A biosynthesis.); this encodes MSKIYGLTGGIAAGKSTVLAMFRDHGFIIFDADSFAREVVVPNSIGLKQIVAQFGEQILNEDGTLNRAELGSIVFSDRNELEKLNRITRPLIKEKILETITLIKRSTSKTIAIFEIQLLFEGGYEDYFDGVISIYERPEIQLARLMKRNNLSEKVALDRINSQMSMDEKKRRADFVIDNSGDLTQLQQEFKKLISQL
- the nrdR gene encoding transcriptional regulator NrdR, yielding MICPHCHHDSSKVIDSRPSDEGRAIRRRRECEYCGTRFTTFERLEKSPLLVIKKNGNREEFSREKLLRGIVRAAEKRPVTMDQMNDIVDKVENEIRANGESEVGSQIIGEHVMKILAKVDDVTYIRFASVYREFKDMNSFMREVQEMMANGNKIDKK
- a CDS encoding DnaD domain protein → MSTSNFGSEKFTPLVGYWCLPNGHLNDDDRHVLTDLYLPILGTEAFSLYLLLWEKLPNKELVTQRKSHAELLSLLGIDLKRFYEARIKAEALGLIRTFEKKDDLGPYYVYQLFEPLSPDDFFKDDLLSIFLYEQVSDSKYRLLVDKYAHSDLILQDSQEITKDFLEVFQLSNNDLINTPTEVKNAKNNFATTADVKKPTLNAKKVKPLDWELISDRIQQLYRINPDNLLENQELILNLHAFYGLDEMVLIDLIGKTCDIVNNKIDPKRLKKSVQDRFEKNANISVKNQAPTVETTPDTSATSLNRSDQLILQQAKSMTPADFLAAQKQKSGGFVGTVESRALRDMAMKTYLSAGVLNIMVYYILQNSPTLTSPLMETMANDWQQNNVQTPEQALKRINEFQNKPRNPKRRYNNNRNRKVEQATDWSKVKAKVPKQQNQQTSHSEMQDRLKRLRNKDN
- the dnaI gene encoding primosomal protein DnaI — encoded protein: MENLGNRLAEYLNSKNLTEDYRRLLNGALKDPDVQSFLKENSDSINPNAISTSAASIYEFYNNKNHASELSRGYYPKLIVNNHNIEVAYYPNERTQNREKRDQYESGFVLMDMPSDIRSAKLDDYNGDGRQDALGKSLDFIDNYLNQKGFVPGLYLAGDFGVGKTYLLGAIANELFKHDVHTTMMHFPTFAVEMKNSIGSNSVLAKVNKVKGAEILMLDDIGADSMSSWIRDEVLGVILQYRMQENLPTFFSSNFSMQELEKHLAINQRGEEEPVKAKRIMERVKYLSREVIVTGQNRRFEK